One Falsihalocynthiibacter arcticus DNA segment encodes these proteins:
- a CDS encoding TIGR03032 family protein — translation MSETTFSVSSGFAQRLRGMGASLSFSSYQSGILYFVGLKKDGGLNIHQSHLPKPMGLCLDDQGALTLTSAYQIMRFENVLDAGEQINKYFDACYVPRLVHVTGNLDAHDVGVDTEGRAVFVNTRFNCLARPSMRQSFEEVWRPPFISALVDEDRCHLNGLAMENGAPRYVSAVSKSDTIDGWRDRRADGGIVMDVTTGEVVCEGLSMPHSPRMHNGDLWVLNSGTGELGVVDIKSGTFEPRVFCPGFLRGLRFHGNLAIVGLSKPRYKRFEGLALDEKLRAADSEPWCGLQVIDLNTGACVDWLRIDGAVSELYDLEILPGVTCPMALAPTSPEAANLITYSKTKI, via the coding sequence ATGAGCGAAACGACCTTTTCTGTATCATCGGGATTTGCGCAACGGTTGCGTGGCATGGGGGCTTCGCTGTCCTTTAGTTCGTATCAATCGGGCATTCTGTATTTCGTTGGCCTAAAAAAGGACGGTGGTCTTAATATACACCAGTCGCATTTGCCCAAACCGATGGGGTTGTGCCTTGACGATCAGGGCGCTTTGACCCTCACCAGCGCCTATCAGATCATGCGGTTCGAGAATGTGCTGGATGCGGGCGAACAAATTAACAAATATTTTGATGCCTGCTATGTGCCGCGTTTGGTGCATGTAACCGGTAATTTGGACGCCCATGATGTGGGCGTTGATACCGAGGGACGGGCGGTTTTTGTCAACACGCGGTTCAACTGTTTGGCCCGCCCCTCGATGCGCCAAAGCTTTGAAGAAGTGTGGCGTCCGCCGTTTATCTCGGCTTTGGTCGACGAAGATCGCTGTCACTTGAATGGCTTGGCGATGGAGAATGGCGCGCCGCGGTATGTGAGTGCCGTGAGTAAATCCGACACCATTGATGGCTGGCGGGATCGTCGCGCGGATGGGGGCATCGTGATGGATGTGACAACGGGCGAGGTGGTCTGCGAAGGGTTGTCGATGCCGCATTCTCCACGGATGCATAACGGCGACCTTTGGGTGCTGAATTCTGGCACCGGCGAGTTGGGCGTTGTTGATATCAAGAGCGGTACGTTTGAGCCGCGCGTCTTTTGCCCCGGATTTTTGCGGGGGCTGCGCTTCCACGGCAATCTGGCAATCGTGGGCCTTTCTAAGCCGCGCTATAAGCGGTTTGAGGGGTTGGCGCTGGATGAAAAACTCCGCGCGGCGGACAGTGAGCCGTGGTGCGGGCTGCAAGTAATCGACCTGAATACAGGGGCTTGTGTTGATTGGCTTCGGATTGATGGGGCCGTCAGCGAGCTTTACGATCTTGAAATACTTCCCGGAGTGACCTGCCCAATGGCGCTCGCTCCGACGTCGCCAGAGGCGGCCAATCTGATCACATATTCCAAGACAAAAA